Proteins encoded within one genomic window of Vulgatibacter sp.:
- a CDS encoding alpha/beta fold hydrolase, protein MRTEKATFPGAHGDELAARLDLPDGTPVACAIIAHCFTCSKDVFAASRVAAALTELGMAVLRFDFTGLGHSDGEFENTTFSSNVGDLVAAADFLRARLEGPSLLVGHSLGGTAVLAAAGRIPEVKAVATINAPSDPAHVQHLFVGQLPAIEAEGEAEVQIGGRHFRVRREMLRDLEEQQVLEQVAGLKRALLVFHAPFDRVVGVDNARRIFDAAKHPKSFISLDTADHLLTDHADGIYVAHVIAAWASRYLGVHAAQPTPADGEEVAPDRIRVEESSAGRLAQRIRAGRHTLQADEPERLGGNDTGPTPYDLLLAGLGSCTAMTLRLYAERKGWPLERVAVELKHEKVHAEDCATCETQTGRIDRIERTLEIQGPLDEEQRKRLLEIADRCPVHRTLESEVVVVTSEKAR, encoded by the coding sequence ATGCGCACGGAGAAGGCAACCTTCCCTGGAGCCCATGGCGACGAGCTCGCCGCGCGGCTCGATCTCCCCGACGGCACGCCGGTGGCCTGCGCGATCATCGCGCATTGCTTCACCTGCTCGAAGGACGTCTTCGCCGCGAGCCGGGTCGCAGCGGCGCTCACCGAGCTGGGGATGGCGGTGCTGCGCTTCGACTTCACCGGGCTCGGACACAGCGACGGCGAATTCGAGAACACCACCTTCTCGTCCAACGTGGGCGATCTCGTCGCTGCCGCGGACTTCCTGCGCGCCCGCCTCGAGGGGCCCTCCCTCCTCGTCGGGCACAGCCTCGGCGGCACGGCGGTGCTGGCCGCCGCGGGGCGCATCCCCGAGGTGAAGGCGGTGGCGACGATCAACGCGCCCAGCGATCCGGCCCACGTGCAGCACCTCTTCGTCGGGCAGCTGCCGGCGATCGAGGCGGAGGGAGAGGCGGAGGTGCAGATCGGCGGGCGCCACTTCCGGGTGCGGCGGGAGATGCTCCGCGACCTGGAGGAGCAGCAGGTGCTCGAGCAGGTGGCCGGCCTGAAGCGGGCGCTCCTCGTCTTCCACGCGCCCTTCGATCGGGTGGTGGGTGTCGACAATGCCCGCCGGATCTTCGACGCGGCGAAGCATCCGAAGAGCTTCATCTCCCTCGACACCGCCGACCATCTCCTCACCGATCACGCGGACGGCATCTACGTGGCCCACGTCATCGCCGCCTGGGCGAGCCGCTACCTGGGCGTGCACGCGGCACAGCCGACCCCGGCGGACGGCGAGGAGGTGGCGCCCGATCGGATCCGGGTGGAGGAGAGCAGCGCCGGCAGGCTGGCGCAGCGAATCCGCGCGGGCCGGCATACCTTGCAGGCGGACGAGCCGGAGCGGCTTGGGGGAAACGACACCGGCCCCACGCCCTACGACCTCCTCCTCGCCGGCCTCGGCAGCTGCACCGCGATGACGTTGCGGCTCTACGCCGAGCGCAAGGGCTGGCCCCTCGAGCGCGTGGCGGTCGAGCTCAAGCACGAAAAGGTCCACGCCGAGGACTGCGCCACCTGCGAGACCCAGACCGGCCGCATCGATCGAATCGAGCGGACCCTGGAGATCCAGGGCCCGCTCGACGAGGAGCAGCGCAAGCGGCTCCTCGAGATCGCCGACCGCTGCCCCGTCCACCGCACCCTCGAGTCGGAGGTGGTCGTGGTCACCAGCGAGAAGGCTCGTTAG